The following proteins are co-located in the Carassius gibelio isolate Cgi1373 ecotype wild population from Czech Republic chromosome A21, carGib1.2-hapl.c, whole genome shotgun sequence genome:
- the LOC127941338 gene encoding sphingosine 1-phosphate receptor 3, which produces MINQRIVLHYNYTGKLDNRNETEGAPLEPKTAVFLVICSLIILENLIVLVAIWQNHKFHNRMYFFIANLALCDLLAGVTYIVNLLMSGQWTLHLSLNAWFVREGSMFVALSASIFSLLAIAIERHITMIKMRPYDASKNYRVFLLIGMCWLIATTLGALPILGWNCIGNLPQCSTILPLYSKSYVAFCITIFISLLLAISVLYARIYILVKSSSRKVTKHSNCEHSMALLRTVSIVVGVFIACWTPIFVLLLVDVACQTKKCPFLLNADWFIVLAVLNSAMNPVIYTLASREMRRAFYRLVCGCLVRDGSVGCKQNTAEPSRSKSSSNCPRAAEQENQVANAQNQANTS; this is translated from the coding sequence ATGATCAACCAACGCATTGTCCTGCATTACAACTACACGGGGAAACTAGACAACCGCAATGAGACCGAAGGCGCGCCATTGGAGCCCAAAACGGCGGTGTTTTTGGTCATCTGCAGCCTCATCATCCTGGAGAACCTCATAGTGCTGGTGGCCATCTGGCAAAACCACAAGTTTCACAACCGGATGTACTTCTTTATCGCCAACCTGGCGTTGTGCGACCTGTTAGCCGGCGTGACGTATATAGTCAACCTGCTGATGTCAGGCCAGTGGACGCTACACTTGTCCCTAAACGCGTGGTTTGTTCGAGAAGGGAGTATGTTTGTCGCATTAAGCGCGTCTATTTTCAGCTTACTTGCGATTGCGATCGAACGGCATATTACTATGATCAAAATGAGGCCTTATGACGCCAGCAAAAACTACCGGGTGTTTCTGCTCATAGGAATGTGCTGGCTGATCGCGACCACACTGGGAGCGCTGCCTATTTTAGGCTGGAACTGTATAGGAAATCTTCCTCAGTGCTCGACTATCTTACCTCTTTACAGCAAGAGCTACGTCGCGTTCTGCATCACCATCTTCATCTCGCTCCTGCTGGCCATCTCCGTCCTCTACGCCCGCATTTACATCCTGGTCAAGAGCAGCAGCCGCAAAGTCACCAAGCACAGCAACTGCGAGCACTCGATGGCGCTCCTGCGCACCGTCAGCATCGTGGTGGGCGTCTTCATCGCCTGCTGGACGCCCATCTTCGTGCTGCTCCTCGTCGACGTGGCCTGCCAGACCAAAAAGTGCCCGTTTCTGCTCAACGCCGATTGGTTCATCGTGTTGGCCGTCTTGAATTCGGCCATGAATCCCGTCATCTACACGCTGGCCAGCAGGGAAATGCGCCGGGCGTTTTACAGGCTCGTGTGCGGGTGTTTGGTGCGAGACGGTTCGGTGGGGTGCAAGCAGAACACAGCGGAGCCCAGCCGGAGCAAATCCAGCTCAAACTGCCCCCGGGCGGCCGAACAGGAAAACCAAGTCGCCAATGCGCAGAATCAAGCTAACACTAGCTGA